The sequence GTAAATAATCCTAAATATTTAATAACTTTCTAAAATATTTTTAAGTATTTTTCATAGCTCTAGCAATACTCTCTATACCATCTCTCTTTATTTTGTAAATAGTGGTTTTAGACCTATTCACTCTCTTCTCTATATCCCATATTTCTAAGCGGTTAACGTAAGCCATTCTCAAAACAGCCCTTTCTAGTGGATTGCTTGCTTTATCTATCAGTCTTGAACTCTCTAAACGCTCTGAAATAATTTCAGCCAGCCTTTCCTCTATATCTTGCTTTAGCTTAATAGCATAAACTACTTCATTTTCAGCATTGTTTACCCTACTAGTCTGTACCTTTGTTTGTGTAAGTGATGACTTCTTAAAAAGCCCCTGCTCAAGGTACTGTAATTCAAGCTGTAGCCCCCTCATTTCTTCATCTAACCACTTAATTCCCTCTAGCTTAATTCTAACTTCATCAACATTCATTCATAGTGCCTCCTTGTTAGTTATGTTCAAAAATGAACTTTACTCATAATATTCAACATACTCAGGT is a genomic window of Streptococcus sp. 29896 containing:
- a CDS encoding DUF1492 domain-containing protein, with product MNVDEVRIKLEGIKWLDEEMRGLQLELQYLEQGLFKKSSLTQTKVQTSRVNNAENEVVYAIKLKQDIEERLAEIISERLESSRLIDKASNPLERAVLRMAYVNRLEIWDIEKRVNRSKTTIYKIKRDGIESIARAMKNT